The DNA region GAGTTCCTGTACAGAGATTTGACAGCTCCAACGCACGCATCGACGACGTGCGAAGCTGTCGCTCGCTTGCCTGCCTTGCCCTGCCTCTCCCGGTCTCCCCTGCTGGCTCGCCCGCCGTCGGTGGAGCCGGTCGCGCGTAGCTGGCAACCCACGTGGACAGGGACTAAAAGTATTTCCAGCCGTTAGGTAGGAGCAAGACCCGGGCGATCGGTGGGTACCCACGTGCCAGTGTCCGCCCGCTGCTTTCCATTCCTTCTGGCGCGGCAGCACTTCAGCTCGCGGCGGCGTTGTCCCGGCGTGCCCCGCGACTACACGGCACGCGCCAGCAACGAGTGCTCGTAGTCGTACGAGCCCAACGGCCGGTGCTAGCCGTCGCGTCGCTGCCCCCTGCcgtgccgtcgtcgtcgtcgtcgatgCTCCTGTCAGTTCTTCGTGTACCCGTGCGTGCCAATAATTGCTGCCGGACCAAGCTTCATAGACGTAGCAGGATACTGCCCCCCACAAAGAAGTCGTAGGATACTGTTGGTCACCTAATCGGTTGGTTAGCTTGGCACTATGGCCTGTGTGTCCGGTCGTCCGGACGGCGCGGTTCTGCCAAATTCGAGGAACAGCTACAGTGCTAtgttggattttttttttgtcaaaACGCCGAAAAATAAGACGATAAGAAAAATGGGAAAAGAGAGATAAGAGCGTACCGCGCCTTAGTTAGGGCTGGACAACGAGCCAGCTCGGCTCGTTATCCTATGGAGCATAAAAGTCTGCTCGGCTCGGTTTGGTCCAGCTCGCGAGTCAAACACTAGCATACTCTCCATACTCTCCCAGGAATTTGAATCTCGTGATGCTTGGCCGGAATGGCCGCTACCCCATCCCTTTGATGAGGATATTATGATCCTCTTTGCCACCACCTTGCGCCTGCTCCTTGAGTCCGCTCCTTGTCATCCACGGCTTGCGGTGGCGCCTCCCGTGTCGGCAACGGCGGCTGGCCTGGGGCATGGCGATGCAGGCGGTAGGATCTGGGGGGCTTGTTTGGGGCGGGTGCAGCGCAGGGCACGGCAGCAGAAGCAATTCACGACGGCTGGTTTGGGGCGGGCGCAGGGCGAATGGAGCAGGGCGGGCGGCCGTCGAGGGAGCCACATGAGCGGGGCCAGGCGGCTGCCGGGGGGACTGGCGATGCAAGCGCGCGGCTGTGTGGCCTGCAGGAGCGGGTTGGGGGCACTAGGGCTGACGAGTGAGAAGGTGAGGGGATTTAGTCTAGGATTTTGCTAGGTTGACACGAGTTGGGCCTATTGGGCTACAAATTTGGGGTTCTACACGTAGATGACAAGCCTGTTGTATGTGTAGCTCGTTAAGCTCGTGAGCTGGCTCGAACTCGCTCGTTGTACTAACGAGTACAAAGTCATGCTCGGCTCGTTAGGAATTGGACCGAGCCGCCTGCGACTGAGCGAGCTAACGAGCCACGATTAATTTTTCCAACCCTAGTCTTGATCGGAGGCGCAATCGACACATAGTTATAGCCCCAGGTCGCCAGCGCCAGACTAAATAGTGGGCCCGACGCTTTTGAAAACTAGTCTAACTTAGTCAAAACTCTAGCCGTCCCACTACAATTGACCGATCCCTAGCGGCACTGGAGCGACTTGAAGGCCGTCACCTacctgccgccgccaccatccCTAGACAGTGCCGTGGAGGCCCGAAAGACTACGGTACCCGCCACGTCCTTATTCGACTGCACCGAGAACAACTACGGGAACGACTATGGAAATGCCTACTCGATCTCGTCCCCAACCAAGATGGCCAGAACTTCATCATCCGTTGCTCCCGGACTTTAGATCTAAACTCTTTTCATGCTATTTAGATTGTGCTTATATTATTTAGATGCTAGATCTTATTATTTAGATGGTAGATCTTATGTAAGCTAAGTACTAAGTCATGTTTTAATCTACGTGCTACACTCGTGTTGATGGGTGGTTTCACGATGTATTTTAATCAGTTTTTTTTAGATTGTAATCAGTTTTTTAATAGGGAATGGGGTGTGGACTTCTGGATGGGCTTCTTCAGGCTGCATATGATGGCCCGGGAAACGGACAGCGCGGGGGAAGAAACGAGGCCCAAGTGCCGGACGGTGGAGAGGGTTCTAAAAATCCCGAGTCCTGACGTCTTTGCTCTTTCGTTCTTCATTCACTTCTTCTGGTTCTTTATGAGCTTCCCCGTCGTGGATGATGAGTGGAACCCCACAgccacaccccccccccccccccccccccgactccAATCGCGGGGGGATTGCCGGATTGGTGGATACACGCACACGATGCGtctgctcttcttcttcttcctttccgGCCTTCATGGTGCCTGATTTACATGCAGTACATATACAGTCAAACGTGGAATTGGTTTAGCCGTTTAGGTAACTTACCACTATCAGTACCATCCTCATGGTGGTTCACTGTTCGTTCACTCGAGTAACTTGCAAGTTACAACTTGTGGGCAGTACAGCACTACAACCCTAGGAATTCTGCCAGAACAATTTACCTCGTAtacaaaaataaaaatttgaAACGGAACCCGGAGAGCTGCCGTTCTATTAACAAGAAGAGGGAAAGCACAGAGGCTGCAGTATACAGATATAAAAAATACAAATATAATAAAAAAATGAGAGAGAAAGGGACGTAAATTCTCCAAACCTGATGCTGTCTCCTTTTTTTCCTGGCTCCGAGgaaatagaaaaaaaatcagGGAGCTTTCGTCTGTGACCTGTGATGCCCAATTGCTCTCAGTTCTCGAAGATGAACTGATGAAGGGGTTGTCCGAGCCAAAATGCAAAGCCCAAGTCAAGGAGTCATAACATGCATGGCGCCGATCGAGCCGCCAAGCCAGCTAGCTCGCAATGTCTGCAAGTGCCAAGTGCCCGTCGGCCCGTGCCCACACCGTGGACCAGCAGCTGACTCAGCGGTCAGCACTAGGACTGCAACTCGACCTGCATGCTAATGTCCGCATCAAAATGGCACGCAACAACCAAGAAAATTAAACGGTCAAAGAACGGCCGCAACCGGAAAGCACCTCTCTGCTATCCTAATTCCTATCCGCTCTCCCTCTTTATAAACCTAGCTCCAGCCATCCTTCACAAGTGGAGCCACACAAATCACTAGCTAGCATCTTAAGATAGCAAGCGCTCAAGCTCGACACGCATGGAGTCCAGCACGATGCGCCGCGGCTGCGTGCTACTTGTCTCCCTTGCCCTGCTCCCTCTGCTGGGAATGGCCGTGGACTCCATCGGCAGCTACTGCGCCGGCAGCAACAAGGCCGTGGCCAGCATCAACTCCGTCCTCGCCGACCTCGTCGCCACGGCCTCCACCGGGGGCTACGCCACGTCCACCGCCGGCAAGGGCAGCACCGTCATCTACGGCCTCGCGCAATGCCGCGGCGACGTCTCCGCTGGCGAATGCGCCGCCTGCCTCGCCGACGCCGCCAAGCAGCTCCCCAGCACCTGCAGCTACAGCTCCGACGCAAGGATCTGGTACGCCACGCGTCCACACACATGCTGACATGAACCTGCTATAGTGCTACGAACAATTCATCAAGCTTATACATTTCCGAGCAGGTACGACTTCTGCTTCATGCGGTACGAGAACGCCGACTTCATCGGGCAGGCGGACACGGACGCCGGCGTGATCCTGGTGAACGTGCAGGCGGTGGACAACGCCAAGGCGTTCGAGAAGGCGGTGGCGAAGGTGGTCGGGAAGGCGACGGCGCAGGCGTCGGCGGCCGGCAGCGCGGGGCTCGGGCGGGCCAAGGACCAGTACACGCCGTTCGTGACCGTCTACGGGCTGGCGCAGTGCACGCGGGACCTGGCGCCGCTGGCGTGCGCGCAGTGCCTGTCCACGGCGGTGTCCCGGTTCGGCGGCTActgcggcgcgcggcaggggtGCCAGATCAACTACAGCAGCTGCAGGGTGCGCTACGAGATCTACCCCTTCTACTTCCCgctcgccggcgacggcggccgcgccgccaccgACATGGCCAGGAACACCAAGATCGTCGTGCACCCTTGATATGTTGTGCGTGCGTGCGCCGTGCGCGTGTAATAAGCACTGTTCATCTACATAACCGCCGTTTAGACACGCTACACAATGACAAGTTGTGTCCGTTTAATCAGCTGTTTAGCAGTAATAATCTTTTAACCCGTTTTGTTTAGTCCGAGTAAATAGCTAAATAGTAGATGATCGACTATTTAGCATTTACTGATTAGGTTAATAATGGTAATAAGGTGGCACATCATGCATGAATGAAGTGACTTGCTTGATGTACGTTGGATAAGGCTATAAAGAAATAGCCTTCGCGCGTGTGACTGGGAGTAAAGATGTGCTAGCTACTGCTAAGCAGTTTTAAGTACACGTCTGCGTAAGTATAAAAAAAAAAAGTACACGTCTGCGTCGAAGCAATAGCCAGTGGGCCCGAAGTGTGATGATTCGATCGCGCATGATTCGGTATATATGTGGATCTCTCTGTTGCCTTCTTGCCCAGCTATATATTCTTGTTCGATCTACTTTCTTTTAGTTTTTTCGATTCATAATTGTCCTTCTTTTATTTTTGTAACACAAAAAGGAGTGtgggcaaaagaaaaaaaaggtcaCACAAAAATACAAAATAAGGACACTACTAGTATTTTCAGACACGGGGTGGAGCTAGTTGGTACCATTATTAGATTCATGCGCCCTGATAACAATCTGCAAACTTGTACCAAAACAAAAAAGGTGTTTCTTGATACAGTCGACCCTGTTGTATATATAGGGCCTGTTTGGCACAGCTTATGGGCCAGCTTCTGAGCAAGTTTAAGTCGCGGACTGGCCAAACGCTCCGCTTCTGGACCAGCTTCCCCCAGCAGCGTTTGCGGATAGCCCAAGAAAACGAGCTGGTTGCAGCAGTCGGAGCGGACCAGCTTCAGCGCAGCTTATCCCTCTCCACCCGTCTCTTCCCCAATCCAATCCTCCCGTGCCCGTGACCCCCTATGCCGCcccccgccggcgccccccgcccccctccctccctccccccccccccgcgacgcccccgcgccggcccccgcggcgccgcccaaCGCCGCCCGCGCCTTGATTTGTCAGTGTAAATTTATGTTCAGTTCGATTTGCCTTGACTTGGTGCTGTCCAGTTCGATTTGCCTTGACTTGGTGCTGTCCAGTTCAATTTGTTCAGAGGCAATTTAGTAACGAAGAGAGCTGCTATACCATGTTTAGAATGGGAAGGTTAGTGTTCTATAACTTGCATGAGGAATTAGTTAACAATTATGGTTTGACATCCTCAGATGAGATGTGCTCGATTGAAGCACTTGGTATGTTCTTATGGATGTGCGGTGCACCTCAATCAGTTCGGCAAGCAAAGCATATTTTTTCACATTCTTTAGAAACTGTGAGTAGGAGGTTCAATGATGTCTTAGAAGCTGTGAATCTTTTGGCTGTCAAAAATATCAAACCCGTAGATGAGACCTTTGCTGTGGTGCATCCAAAAATCCGAGAGGATAGATTCTGCCCTCATTTCAGAAATTGCATAGGTGCAATAGATGGAACACATATTGAAGTCATTGTTCCACCATCTGAGCAGGCAGTGCATATGAATCGACATGGATATTGCAGTCAGAATGTTATGGCTGTTCGTGATTTTGATATGAGGTTCACATTTGTGGTAGTGGGATGGCCTGGGTCCGCTCATGATACTCGCATATGGAGGGACACTGTGTTCAATAAATACAAAAATAATTTTCCACATCCTCCCGACGGGAAGTACTATCTTGTTGACTCAAGTTACCCAAATAGAAAGGGCTATCTAGCATCTTATAAAGGTCAAAGGTACCACATCACTGAATTTCAAAATGCTGGCCAACCAATTGGGTTGAAGTAGTTGTTCAACCATGCTCACTCATCGCTTAGAAATGTTATTGAGCGTTCATTTGGGGTGCTCAAAATGAAATGGCGCATTCTTTTAAAAATGCCGAGCTACTCAATGGAGAAGCAATCAAAGATTATAATTGCTTGCATGGCGTTGCACAACTTTATTAGAGATAGCAATTTGAGTGATAATGATTTTGATACACTTGCATCTGATGAGACTTATGTTGATGGGGAGGCGGGAACTACTACTAGTTATGTTGGTGATGAGGATGATATGGGAGATGTACGAGATGCTATTGCGCAAGCATTGGCTGGAGGATATTGATAATGTAATTTGCGCAAAAAATGATGTAATAACACTCTATtatctaatttataattatgttatctaatttataattaagttatcATTATCTTATTTAAGAGTAATTTCTGATTAATTGTTTGATATATTTGTGTTGTTAATAATTCTATTGTTATTCTgttataaaaaaaatatatatatatatatctgtacaTAAGAAATAAATGTATTCAGTAAATAGTAAAGATATTTCAGTCATTTCTCACTTCATACAGGATTTCAGCTCATTCAATAAGCAGTCTGCCAAACATTTAACTTCTGTGACCAGCTGCTTTTTTAATAAGCTGCTTCTCTGGCCAGCTAGCCACCAGATTTGTTCAGAACAAatttcagctgtgccaaacagtCCCATGATTGGCTATCACCGACCAGCGTTTTCGGCAGGCTTCGCCGCAAAACGCCTTGATTTTTTTGTGCTTACTGAAAAAGGAACCACCCACtgcagtgtgtgtgtgtgtcaaCTTCTGTACCGCAGCACACTGTTTGCTATGGGTTCGCAAGGGGAATGTCTGTCATTATCTTGCTGAATTGCCTGTCCAAACCATCAGGGCAGTGCGGTGCCAAGCATTGAAAAAGTGGAAAGGGGCAGTGCGAATTACCCCGACACCGATCATTGCCAATTGTATATGCAGGGCCGAACGGCGTGACTGGTGCCAAGACGACGTGATGTACCTAACGAACATTCAAAGTTAGGGACGATCCAATCGAATATGCTGCATGGCCAATCCTATGCCATCCAAGCCAAACTTGCAGCCGCGCACCAGGCCACTAGTAATTCCACCTCCACCGACAGCAAACAGGACGATCTCTGAATTCACTTCTTGTTCTATTGTTTACTGTCCGAGAACTTGTGATTCTAGAGCTGATACTTCAGCGGTGATGGGCCTACTGGTACTGGGATCGATCTGACAGTGGCAGGATCAAAGTACCAGAATCTTTAGCTTTGCTGGTCTTCTGGCGATTTGCCTAGAGCCACTAAACGGTGATTCCATCTcatgcaaaagaaaaaaaaagaacacaaCAAACAGGAGGGGAAACGCCTGACTCGGCAAATCAATTCCACGTTCCATCCAGGCCCAATAGAACTTATTTTTTTCTTTAGAGAAAAGGTTTCCCCGCTTTATTTCACCGAAATAAAGCGTAGAGTTTTAACATTGCAAGGTTCAGCGTTTTTTTATCACAGCACGCCTGCTGGATCAGAAGAACACAAATCCTCAGAAGTATTAGAACTAGCTACTACATTTGGAGAAGTATTAGAACTAGCTACTACATTTGGATTGATCACCATCACTTAAGTAACAGAAGTAGGCTCCTCTAGAGCAGCTTCAGCTATGTTCAGCGGCGTCACGTTGGTGATCAAGCTTCCAGATAACAGTACCGAAGGTGGCCCGCTCACCTCGTGGGAACTCAATTGTTGACAGTTTATTTGGCTTGGTCCCAGTAAGAATAGAGGTTGGCCCAGGTCGGCATTCAGGGATGACAAGACTTGGTCCAAGATTTCCAAGTCTCCATCTGAGAATAGAATCCACCAGTTCTTTAACGTGTACATCAGCCTTCTCATCAGCAGCTTCTCTCCCAGCCAAATTCTTCCCTGAAAACAAATTTTATTACGAAATTTCCATGACCACCATATTGATGTGGCTGAACAGCAATCCAAAACTTTATACTTTTTATTGCTGACCCACCAACGGGCCAGGCCCAATAGAATTTTCCATGACCCAATACGTACGTGAGAGGCCCCCAATCCACACCAAGAGTTCTAAGACCACCAACATGGTCGTCGGACCAGATACTGAAACCAGGCCTTGAACTCACAAGTCACAACTCAGCACGACACGACTCTAGCCTTCGTCTGCGAGTGGCATTGTGCCACCACCGACTGGCGGAGACAAACGTGGAAGCAAGCGAGCGTGTCGCCACTTGCATGCGCGACACCTCTCACGCCGTGGGACGGCGCCGGCTGCCGGGCCGCGCGCACAAAAGGGCAGGCGCGGGGCCGAGGCCTAGAAGCCACACAGCTACTCCCGCGGCAGGTACGCGCGCGTCGCTAGCTGAAATTCAGAGTAGCATAGGAGGAGCGCTAGCAGGAAGGGGCACGACGGAGCCATGGCCTCCGGCGCGGTGAGCCCCGCGTTCGCCTACACCATCGTGTACGTGAGGGACGTGGAGAAGTCGGCCGCCTTctacgccgccgccttcggctaCACCGTCCGCCGCCTCGACCAGTCCCACAGGTAAGACACGCAGACGCCTTCTCGCATGATGTTCCATCCCCGTTCCTGATGTGCCAACGACCTGCTGCCTTGAACTTTGGATATTTGCAGGTGGGCGGAGCTGGAGAGCGGGGCGACGACGATCGCGTTCACGCCGCTGCACCAGCGGGAGACGGACGGGCTCTCCGGGGAGGTGCAGCTGCCggacgcggccgccgcgcggggCCCCATGGAGGTCTGCTTCGTCTACGCGGACGTCGACGCGGCGTACAGGCGCGCCGTGGAGCACGGGGCGGTGCCCGTGAGCGCGCCGGAGCAGAAGCCATGGGGGCAGAAGTCCGGCTTCGTGCGGGACATCGACGGGAACATCGTGCGCATCGGGAGCCACGTCCGCGAGTGACGCTGCAGGCACGGTCGATCCGTCAGCTTGGTTCCCCCGGCCGGCTGCTTGCTGCCGCGACACTGAAATAGAAAAATACGCTCGGTCGGCTAGTATGTATGTGTCAAAATAAATCGTGTAGCTGGAGAGGTTTAGGCGTCGAGGTACATATACGTGTGGGAAGACCAGTGTGCTAGGTTAATACAGTAACAAAAATAAATCGTGGTCTCGATCACCAGTGGGTATTGCTCATCCAGAATGGAACCTGCAACTCTGAATCTCTGCCCGTGTGATTTTCGTCTATCCCCATCGATCAGAACGGTCAGTACGGCGCACTTGACAAGTCAAATTGCTAGAGTTCTTATCGGGTGGCCCCACAACACGTGGAGAGCCGAGCAGGTCGACGAATGTCCGGACCTGAGGACCGGACCGAGAGAAAAGGTGCCGGTAGATTCTTGGGCTTAGTGGCACAGtctctcttttttttgtttCCTTGAACTGGGCCTAAACATTTCCCCGGCCGAGGCTGGAGGAACAACAACACCCCGATTTGGTCAGGGAGTGACAATCTATAACCCGGGTGATTTTCCTTCTAGGTATCATTCACTTTTTGAACCAATGACATAGCGACACATCAACAGTAAACCCAAAAGATAAAACTAAGTGATATAACAATTTTTCCCCAACCTGAAATCAGATAACCTAAAGACAAAAAAAAATCGAGTGAGAAGAAAACAAAAACATCACTCGGAAAACGTCCATGCCACGTTTCTTTACTGTGCTGTGCTGGCGCTTGAGATCCATAGATCAAAACGTGGCCGAGTTGCTCAGTCTCGTCTCTTGCACGTAACTCTGCTCTCCTCTTCCAGGGCGTGATACAAAACAGAGGTAGGAAAGTTGTCGGTGAAGAAAGGAAACAAATTACGCGGGAAATCGCGCGCCACTGCGACTTACTCCTCATATTACGGAGGGCAGAGCGATGAGGACCtgtagaggaggaagaagaaaaacaaTAATCAAAGAAGGTATTGACCTGTTAGCTTGTTCTGAATTCTGATTCTTTTGAGCACTATTTCCACAAGGTGACTGAGGGAGTTTCTCTTAGCACGTAATACATGGTGCACAATTGGAGTAAGATCTCTAGAGAAAAGTTTGTTATCAACAACTGAAAAGTTGCAATGAAGTAGTTTGAAAAGTAAAGTTTGTGCTGTCAGGAATGGAAAAGGTAACTTGAACTGCAGTTCATAGATAGAAATAAGAATTTGAAGGAAAACGATACATATATAATTCAGGATCTTTGATGCGCTGTAGGCATACTGAACACAAATATCTCACCAAGGCCAAAAATTATAAACTTGTGAAATGCAGTGGCTATTACGAACGGTCACCAAATTTCAGCACACCGTCTCCTTAAACCGAATGGAGCTCACCACTCACCACCAAACCATAACATTGAATCACTTAATTGAAACATTCAGAGTATTGAATGGTTCTCTATACTGAGTAACTATCATTATTGAATCTCACAAAACAATTGAGAATAACAATGAATACTCACACATCAATAGAAAGCTATACCAACTGATCACCACTGCATGGATCAATGCCGAACGATATTgaagaaataaaagaaaaaagaaaaaatcaaAGCACAAGCAAGGAATAAAAAGGGAAATTAAGACAGTTAATATAGGGGAAATTAAGATAGCAATTTCTGAGCCGTATGAGGTACGAAACAGGGTGTCACGCTTCCCACGACAAGGCCAATAATAGCATAAAGGATAGAGCTTATTTCCATAGCAAAAAGCACCGAGTAGCTGTTAATAGAACTAGAAGAGGTAGGCATGTTCTGACCGGTAGGAATTTGCCTATAATTTTTCCAACTGATATGTCGATATAGAAAGATCCCCTTATTTCTCCGAAATCAGAGATCTGAGTGATTTTCCTACAGGGACCAAGACTGAAATGAAACTGAATGGATAGGTGCAGAAAGTGGCTTCGGTGTGCGTGAGACAGCACATACTACTTGCTCCACTGCCACCGCCACGACCTGGAGCTATGCAGgtgcccgccgtgccgccctgCCGGCGCTAAGAAATCTCCAAGCGCGGCGTCTATCTGCCATGTAGGAAGCTTGATGTCTCGAGGGAAAAAGATACAGAGAGAATTGAAAATATTTCTGCGAGGAAGGGACGCTGAATTGGGCCGACATGGTGACACGCAAAAGGCCCGCGTAGCTCTCAGAGCTTTTCCAAACCACCAAGACCAGCACAAATATCCGAACCATCCGTGCCGTAGAAATCTGAGAGATAACAGCACAAGAAAACACTCGGGTGATGGATAGAAATTCCGATTTGGTTCgccagcaggcagcagcagcagctaatAAGGCCAACTCCTCTTTTTTAAGAAATGAAAAATGGATAAAGCTATAGACAGTGATAGCAGTATAAAAAGTCGCGCTCTATCAAAAAAAAGTCACGTATAGAGGAAAAAGGAATACAGCTCTTTTTATACTTTTTTAAAAAGGGACATAGTTGATAAGGTCCTTGAGGAGGAAATAACCTTAGACTGTTCGCCATGGAAAAAATAGAGTACATATATCAAAGATCGCAGGTGaaataaattaaaataattttaaatgAAAATGTTTTGTCTAAATCGTCCTAGACCACCGAACATCACAAATTCTTTCACAAAAAAAATAACACATCACAAATTGcacaaaggaaaaaaaacaagTTTGAACATAGTCCCAAAGTACTTTCATGGAGCATAAATACAGGTCCATCTAGGCCTGTTCTAGGTTAATTTTTTCTAACTTTGATCATCGGATTAGACTGGTGTAACAAGATTGGCATGACTAGACTAATTGTGGGAAGTTCTTCCAGAATACGTACATATCTTATCATTTTAGCCAACACATTTGATCTTAAATGTATTTGTATAAACATTACCAGTTAAAGTTGAAACACTTCAACTGACACAAATGTACCTGATACATATTTTATGCTTTTGGTACGTCTTTTGCCAATACTATCTACTACACAACGGTTCAGCCTGACAATACTATGTGTTTGAGTGCTCTAAAAGTAAAGGAAAAACTAGTGAACATATGAATTAAGTTAAAAAAAACATGGCCAATAGTTTGGATTTGAATCCAGAATGTGCTACTTCGTCCGAGCAAAAAAATTTACGGGTAGACCACAAGTGTGTTTATTCCTTTATTAGTAGCAAGGCTGAAATATAATCAAACCAAAATCAATTTTGCCTGGCTTTTTGCTGTTATATCATTTTATCAGGGTAGACCACAATTGTGCTTGTTCTGAGCATAATCATTTGCCCAACAAAAGTAACCTCTCTCTGTATGTTCCAGACACAAAAAAGAGGGGTGGGCATACACCCCCTTCTCAACGTTTCCAAACAGACCAACTGGAGAAAACCACGCATCATT from Panicum hallii strain FIL2 chromosome 9, PHallii_v3.1, whole genome shotgun sequence includes:
- the LOC112875315 gene encoding cysteine-rich repeat secretory protein 55-like, whose product is MESSTMRRGCVLLVSLALLPLLGMAVDSIGSYCAGSNKAVASINSVLADLVATASTGGYATSTAGKGSTVIYGLAQCRGDVSAGECAACLADAAKQLPSTCSYSSDARIWYDFCFMRYENADFIGQADTDAGVILVNVQAVDNAKAFEKAVAKVVGKATAQASAAGSAGLGRAKDQYTPFVTVYGLAQCTRDLAPLACAQCLSTAVSRFGGYCGARQGCQINYSSCRVRYEIYPFYFPLAGDGGRAATDMARNTKIVVHP
- the LOC112876716 gene encoding uncharacterized protein LOC112876716, which encodes MASGAVSPAFAYTIVYVRDVEKSAAFYAAAFGYTVRRLDQSHRWAELESGATTIAFTPLHQRETDGLSGEVQLPDAAAARGPMEVCFVYADVDAAYRRAVEHGAVPVSAPEQKPWGQKSGFVRDIDGNIVRIGSHVRE